In the genome of Pongo pygmaeus isolate AG05252 chromosome 9, NHGRI_mPonPyg2-v2.0_pri, whole genome shotgun sequence, one region contains:
- the SPINDOC gene encoding spindlin interactor and repressor of chromatin-binding protein isoform X3 — protein sequence MALKAEGAALDCFEVTLKCEEGEDEEEAMVVAVIPRPEPMLRVTQQEKTPPPRPSLLEAGTDGCEEPKQQVSWEQEFLVGSSPGGSGRALCMVCGAEIRAPSADTARSHILEQHPHTLDLSPSEKSNILEAWSEGVALLQDVRAEQPSPPNSDSGQDAHPDPDSNPDPARMPAEIVVLLDSEDNPSLPKRSRPRGLRPLELPAVPATEPGNKKLRGQRWKEPPGEEPVRKKRGRPMTKNLDPDPEPPSPDSPTETFAAPAEVRHFTDGSFPAGFVLQLFSHTQLRGPDSKDSPKDSEAAEGGLPRAESPSPVSA from the exons ATGGCCCTAAAGGCCGAGGGCGCCGCACTCGACTGCTTCGAGGTGACGCTCAAATGCGAGGAAggggaggacgaggaggaggccATGGTGGTGGCCGTAATTCCGCGGCCCGAGCCGATGCTGAGAG TAACCCAACAGGAGAAGACCCCACCGCCTAGACCCAGCCTGCTAGAGGCGGGCACTGATGGCTGTGAGGAGCCCAAGCAGCAGGTGTCTTGGGAGCAGGAGTTCCTGGTGGGCAGTAGCCCCGGAGGCAGCGGGCGGGCGCTGTGCATGGTGTGTGGCGCTGAGATCCGGGCACCCTCAGCCGACACGGCTCGCTCGCACATCTTGGAGCAGCACCCTCACACCTTGGACCTGAGCCCTTCTGAGAAGAGCAACATCCTGGAGGCCTGGAGTGAAGGGGTGGCCCTCTTGCAAGACGTGAGAGCTGAGCAGCCGTCCCCACCCAACTCAG ACTCGGGCCAGGATGCCCACCCAGACCCAGACTCCAACCCAGACCCTGCCAGAATGCCAGCCGAAATCGTCGTTCTCCTTGACTCTGAGGATAACCCATCCCTCCCTAAAAGGAGCCGGCCCAGGGGACTCCGCCCCCTCGAGCTTCCCG CTGTCCCTGCCACAGAGCCAGGAAACAAGAAGCTCCGTGGTCAGAGATGGAAGGAGCCCCCAGGGGAAGAGccagtcagaaagaaaagaggcagACCTATGACCAAAAACCTGGACCCTGACCCAG AGCCCCCATCGCCAGACTCGCCCACGGAGACTTTCGCAGCACCAGCCGAGGTCCGACACTTCACTGACGGCAGCTTCCCTGCCGGCTTCGTCTTGCAGCTCTTCTCCCACACCCAGCTCAGGGGCCCAGACAGCAAGGACTCACCCAAAGACAGCGAAGCGGCGGAAGGAGGCCTTCCCCGGGCGGAGAGCCCCTCTCCAG TTTCAGCTTGA